A stretch of the Capsicum annuum cultivar UCD-10X-F1 chromosome 8, UCD10Xv1.1, whole genome shotgun sequence genome encodes the following:
- the LOC107847773 gene encoding protein SAWADEE HOMEODOMAIN HOMOLOG 1, with product MEKKSLFSLSMNLRPRQSLPFSGFTQAEIEKMENLLKQSGEQVFDQEFCMKLAGVFSHSKGRAGKPIVEWTEVQTWFQDRQKSCLSKDNSAEANRKLPDVTEECALDEENQRFHMPEGIKIPDLSDLKFEARSSVDGAWYDVDTFLSHRFLSSGEPEVLLRYVGFGSEEDEWINVRKSVRERSVSLENSECNKVRVGDPVLCFQEGKDNARYIEARILKIQKKFHDIRGCRCLFVIQYDHDNSKETVHLRRLCFRPSILARLSQI from the exons ATGGAAAAAAAATCTTTGTTTTCACTGTCAATGAACCTTCGTCCCAGGCAAAGTCTACCATTCTCTGGCTTTACACAAGCTGAG ATTGAGAAAATGGAAAACTTACTTAAACAATCAGGAGAACAAGTTTTTGACCAAGAATTCTGCATGAAATTGGCTGGGGTTTTCAG CCACTCTAAAGGTCGTGCAGGAAAACCGATCGTGGAATGGACTGAG GTCCAAACTTGGTTCCAGGACAGGCAGAAGAGCTGTCTCTCAAAGGATAATTCAGCAGAGGCCAACAGGAAGCTGCCTGATGTGACAGAAGAATGTGCTTTAGACGAAGAAAATCAAAGATTTCATATGCCTGAAG GTATAAAGATTCCAGATCTGTCAGACTTAAAATTTGAGGCTAGGTCTTCAGTTGACGGCGCATG GTATGATGTTGATACATTTTTGTCACACCGGTTTCTTAGCTCAGGAGAACCT GAGGTTCTTCTGAGATATGTGGGATTTGGATCAGAGGAGGACGAGTGGATAAATGTAAGAAAGTCAGTCCGTGAACGATCTGTAAGTCTTGAAAATTCAGAATGTAACAAAGTCCGGGTTGGGGATCCTGTTTTGTGCTTCCAG GAAGGGAAGGACAACGCTAGATATATTGAAGCTCGTAttctaaaaattcaaaagaaatttcATGACATAAGGGGCTGCAGATGTCTCTTTGTGATTCAATATGATCATGATAACTCAAAG GAAACTGTTCACTTGAGGAGATTATGTTTCCGGCCAAGCATATTAGCGCGTCTGTcacagatttag